A part of Setaria viridis chromosome 8, Setaria_viridis_v4.0, whole genome shotgun sequence genomic DNA contains:
- the LOC117833968 gene encoding disease resistance protein Pik-1 isoform X2 has product MEKRFAVTAATGALGPVLGKLAALLGDEYKLQEGTRRGIESIKSELEPVHHLLWKLWGSLDLDVACKNWMTEARELSYDMEDDIDGFTLGLERGDGSFIQREATDSPFMEFMERVKDVSKRCGEMQKIGDGIICNRSKLTTDPRALFLHKDASELVGMEPKKKEIIQLLQKNEMVCILGAGGMGKTTLADLVYHAVGDEFQCRAFVSVHPSPNMTEILGIILSQVTDCAMSAGSGTEPAAEQNMVTDISISLSEKSGTEPAAEQNDFIKGISNFLSDERYLVIIDDIWHWEEWEVIRNALPKSNMGSKIIMTTRVKALADKCRTEQGAHVYTQSFHHEDAKRLSDMILNKSVGRDILEANAQWLSRNIVHTSGLMPLAIICLSSAWAESHHVLGDDAEYWYIWVSEVLMDRFLSTPSLKPLVQSLCLVFDDLPVELRTCLLYCSIYPLGYFIQRDCLVRKWIAERFVSQQEVSEAYFDKLVSRNLLQPVPKYQSFYIVHPIMLAFLVCRAKEDNFVACRQHNNGRGSSSHAKQIRRLSLDTDCIPDEDVVSHIRSLAVLSDQPHIGVPLKKFKNLRVLEIDSCKRLENFSLVDICGLIWLRYLGLNGCLEITEIPREIWRLQNLETLEVRNTSICKLPMEIGTLVHLRTLNVSGTMVTEVPREITGLSRLENLDVSSTRVKELPKEVGKLQELRTLDIRVTKVRELPRREIPNSFLSVVGHFDSSSGRVVKLPLGVFRSSGDEQVISSSGANCRESLSILVLFNHLYKRCEVLPVPMHRVAGRHMKVPQWVKQDLCNVCSLDISLWKLVEEDLEFLKTQMPNLQALQLRFEVLPREPVAITGGGFLKLETFYVDCRLPRVITFWEGAMPKLKHLEFKFYTGTTSQHYSMGIKHLDSLEKVVFRCSEYYTSDSPGIRETIDVLRKEAVEHPQEITLWVNDKPEVFGNRARKSEGLGLDIEKEFEEWEKQIERRATEIAAVKERIREQRLRLSTAAEGRAQRDKNNARAGIEKEIQERKSKLEIREQRLREEERYYNIK; this is encoded by the exons ATGGAGAAGCGGTTTGCCGTGACCGCAGCAACCGGGGCGTTGGGGCCGGTCCTGGGGAAGCTCGCTGCTTTGCTGGGTGATGAGTACAAGCTTCAGGAGGGAACCCGGCGAGGCATCGAGTCCATCAAATCCGAGCTCGAGCCAGTTCACCATCTCCTGTGGAAGTTATGGGGGAGCTTGGATCTTGATGTGGCATGCAAGAACTGGATGACAGAGGCCCGAGAGCTGTCCTACGACATGGAGGACGACATCGACGGCTTCACTCTCGGATTGGAGCGTGGTGACGGCAGCTTCATCCAGCGGGAAGCCACGGACAGCCCTTTCATGGAATTCATGGAAAGGGTCAAAGATGTATCGAAGCGGTGCGGCGAGATGCAGAAGATTGGCGACGGCATCATCTGCAACCGTAGCAAGCTGACCACCGACCCTCGAGCTCTCTTCCTCCACAAGGATGCATCGGAGCTCGTGGGCATGGAACCAAAAAAGAAGGAGATCATCCAATTGCTTCAGAAGAACGAAATGGTATGCATTCTTGGAGCTGGAGGGATGGGGAAAACAACTCTTGCGGACCTGGTGTATCACGCAGTAGGAGATGAATTCCAATGCCGGGCTTTCGTGTCCGTGCACCCAAGTCCTAACATGACGGAGATTCTGGGTATCATCCTCAGCCAAGTAACAGATTGTGCAATGTCTGCTGGCAGTGGCACCGAACCTGCAGCCGAACAAAATATGGTCACCGACATATCAATTTCCCTCTCTGAGAAGAG TGGCACTGAACCTGCCGCCGAGCAAAATGATTTCATCAAAGGCATATCAAATTTCCTCTCTGACGAGAG GTACCTGGTAATAATCGATGACATTTGGCATTGGGAAGAATGGGAAGTCATCCGAAATGCTCTTCCCAAGAGTAATATGGGCTCTAAAATAATCATGACGACTCGTGTCAAGGCTTTAGCTGACAAATGTCGAACTGAACAAGGTGCACATGTGTATACACAGAGTTTTCATCACGAGGACGCTAAAAGACTATCAGACATGATACTGAACAAGTCTGTCGGAAGAGACATACTTGAAGCCAATGCACAGTGGCTATCCAGAAATATTGTGCATACGAGTGGTTTGATGCCGCTAGCAATAATCTGTTTGTCGTCAGCATGGGCAGAGAGCCACCATGTGCTAGGTGATGATGCGGAATACTGGTATATTTGGGTAAGTGAAGTGCTGATGGATAGGTTTCTGAGTACTCCATCCTTGAAACCACTAGTCCAGAGTTTATGCCTTGTTTTCGACGATCTTCCCGTTGAGCTGAGGACTTGCTTGCTGTACTGCAGCATATACCCTCTGGGTTATTTTATTCAAAGGGATTGCTTGGTCAGAAAATGGATAGCCGAAAGATTTGTTTCGCAACAAGAAGTATCAGAAGCTTACTTTGACAAGCTTGTTTCTAGGAATCTATTGCAGCCGGTACCCAAATACCAGAGCTTTTACATAGTCCACCCCATAATGCTAGCCTTCCTTGTATGCAGAGCAAAAGAAGATAATTTTGTTGCTTGTCGGCAGCACAATAATGGCCGCGGTAGCTCCTCGCACGCCAAACAGATCCGTCGCCTTTCTCTCGACACGGATTGCATTCCAGATGAGGATGTAGTATCTCATATTCGCTCCCTTGCTGTTCTTAGTGACCAACCCCACATTGGTGTCCCCTTGAAGAAGTTTAAAAACCTGCGAGTGCTAGAAATTGACAGCTGTAAACGTCTAGAGAACTTTTCTCTGGTGGATATATGCGGGCTGATCTGGCTGCGGTATCTGGGTCTCAACGGCTGCCTTGAAATCACAGAGATCCCACGGGAGATTTGGAGACTGCAGAATCTGGAGACGCTAGAGGTGAGGAACACAAGTATTTGTAAACTACCCATGGAAATTGGGACACTGGTGCATTTAAGGACTCTGAATGTAAGTGGCACAATGGTCACAGAGGTTCCAAGGGAAATCACCGGACTTTCTCGTTTGGAGAATCTGGATGTAAGCTCGACAAGGGTGAAAGAGTTGCCTAAGGAAGTAGGAAAACTACAGGAGTTGAGGACTCTGGACATTAGAGTGACTAAAGTCAGAGAGCTACCCCGCAGGGAAATTCCAAATTCTTTTTTAAGTGTGGTCGGCCACTTTGATTCGAGTTCTGGTCGAGTGGTGAAGTTGCCTCTGGGTGTCTTCAGATCAAGTGGTGATGAACAGGTTATTTCCTCTTCTGGAGCAAATTGCAGGGAGAGCCTATCCATCCTCGTGCTCTTTAATCATCTCTACAAGAGGTGTGAAGTTCTTCCAGTTCCGATGCATAGAGTTGCCGGGAGACACATGAAAGTCCCGCAGTGGGTCAAGCAAGACTTGTGCAATGTCTGCTCCTTAGATATCAGTCTCTGGAAACTGGTGGAGGAAGACCTCGAGTTTCTGAAGACGCAGATGCCCAACCTGCAGGCTCTCCAACTAAGGTTCGAGGTCCTCCCACGGGAGCCGGTTGCCATCACTGGTGGAGGGTTCTTGAAGCTAGAGACGTTCTACGTCGATTGCCGTCTGCCACGGGTGATCACCTTCTGGGAAGGAGCGATGCCGAAGCTGAAACATCTTGAGTTCAAGTTCTACACCGGCACAACAAGCCAACACTACTCCATGGGCATCAAGCATCTCGACAGTCTTGAGAAGGTCGTGTTCCGATGCTCCGAGTACTATACAAGTGACAGTCCGGGCATCCGCGAGACAATTGATGTCCTGAGAAAAGAAGCCGTGGAGCACCCCCAAGAGATCACCCTTTGGGTCAATGACAAACCTGAGGTTTTCGGAAACCGTGCAAGGAAATCTGAAGGCCTTGGCCTTGACATTGAAAAGGAATTTGAAGAATGGGAAAAACAAATTGAGAGAAGGGCAACGGAAATTGCAGCCGTGAAGGAGCGCATTCGTGAACAACGTCTTCGACTATCGACGGCAGCAGAGGGGCGTGCTCAGCGGGACAAGAACAACGCAAGGGCTGGAATTGAAAAGGAAATTCAAGAAAGGAAAAGCAAACTTGAAATCAGGGAACAACGATTGAGGGAAGAAGAGCGCTACTATAACATAAAATAA
- the LOC117833968 gene encoding disease resistance protein Pik-1 isoform X3 translates to MEKRFAVTAATGALGPVLGKLAALLGDEYKLQEGTRRGIESIKSELEPVHHLLWKLWGSLDLDVACKNWMTEARELSYDMEDDIDGFTLGLERGDGSFIQREATDSPFMEFMERVKDVSKRCGEMQKIGDGIICNRSKLTTDPRALFLHKDASELVGMEPKKKEIIQLLQKNEMVCILGAGGMGKTTLADLVYHAVGDEFQCRAFVSVHPSPNMTEILGIILSQVTDCAMSAGSGTEPAAEQNMVTDISISLSEKRYLVIIDDIWHWEEWEVIRNALPKSNMGSKIIMTTRVKALADKCRTEQGAHVYTQSFHHEDAKRLSDMILNKSVGRDILEANAQWLSRNIVHTSGLMPLAIICLSSAWAESHHVLGDDAEYWYIWVSEVLMDRFLSTPSLKPLVQSLCLVFDDLPVELRTCLLYCSIYPLGYFIQRDCLVRKWIAERFVSQQEVSEAYFDKLVSRNLLQPVPKYQSFYIVHPIMLAFLVCRAKEDNFVACRQHNNGRGSSSHAKQIRRLSLDTDCIPDEDVVSHIRSLAVLSDQPHIGVPLKKFKNLRVLEIDSCKRLENFSLVDICGLIWLRYLGLNGCLEITEIPREIWRLQNLETLEVRNTSICKLPMEIGTLVHLRTLNVSGTMVTEVPREITGLSRLENLDVSSTRVKELPKEVGKLQELRTLDIRVTKVRELPRREIPNSFLSVVGHFDSSSGRVVKLPLGVFRSSGDEQVISSSGANCRESLSILVLFNHLYKRCEVLPVPMHRVAGRHMKVPQWVKQDLCNVCSLDISLWKLVEEDLEFLKTQMPNLQALQLRFEVLPREPVAITGGGFLKLETFYVDCRLPRVITFWEGAMPKLKHLEFKFYTGTTSQHYSMGIKHLDSLEKVVFRCSEYYTSDSPGIRETIDVLRKEAVEHPQEITLWVNDKPEVFGNRARKSEGLGLDIEKEFEEWEKQIERRATEIAAVKERIREQRLRLSTAAEGRAQRDKNNARAGIEKEIQERKSKLEIREQRLREEERYYNIK, encoded by the exons ATGGAGAAGCGGTTTGCCGTGACCGCAGCAACCGGGGCGTTGGGGCCGGTCCTGGGGAAGCTCGCTGCTTTGCTGGGTGATGAGTACAAGCTTCAGGAGGGAACCCGGCGAGGCATCGAGTCCATCAAATCCGAGCTCGAGCCAGTTCACCATCTCCTGTGGAAGTTATGGGGGAGCTTGGATCTTGATGTGGCATGCAAGAACTGGATGACAGAGGCCCGAGAGCTGTCCTACGACATGGAGGACGACATCGACGGCTTCACTCTCGGATTGGAGCGTGGTGACGGCAGCTTCATCCAGCGGGAAGCCACGGACAGCCCTTTCATGGAATTCATGGAAAGGGTCAAAGATGTATCGAAGCGGTGCGGCGAGATGCAGAAGATTGGCGACGGCATCATCTGCAACCGTAGCAAGCTGACCACCGACCCTCGAGCTCTCTTCCTCCACAAGGATGCATCGGAGCTCGTGGGCATGGAACCAAAAAAGAAGGAGATCATCCAATTGCTTCAGAAGAACGAAATGGTATGCATTCTTGGAGCTGGAGGGATGGGGAAAACAACTCTTGCGGACCTGGTGTATCACGCAGTAGGAGATGAATTCCAATGCCGGGCTTTCGTGTCCGTGCACCCAAGTCCTAACATGACGGAGATTCTGGGTATCATCCTCAGCCAAGTAACAGATTGTGCAATGTCTGCTGGCAGTGGCACCGAACCTGCAGCCGAACAAAATATGGTCACCGACATATCAATTTCCCTCTCTGAGAAGAG GTACCTGGTAATAATCGATGACATTTGGCATTGGGAAGAATGGGAAGTCATCCGAAATGCTCTTCCCAAGAGTAATATGGGCTCTAAAATAATCATGACGACTCGTGTCAAGGCTTTAGCTGACAAATGTCGAACTGAACAAGGTGCACATGTGTATACACAGAGTTTTCATCACGAGGACGCTAAAAGACTATCAGACATGATACTGAACAAGTCTGTCGGAAGAGACATACTTGAAGCCAATGCACAGTGGCTATCCAGAAATATTGTGCATACGAGTGGTTTGATGCCGCTAGCAATAATCTGTTTGTCGTCAGCATGGGCAGAGAGCCACCATGTGCTAGGTGATGATGCGGAATACTGGTATATTTGGGTAAGTGAAGTGCTGATGGATAGGTTTCTGAGTACTCCATCCTTGAAACCACTAGTCCAGAGTTTATGCCTTGTTTTCGACGATCTTCCCGTTGAGCTGAGGACTTGCTTGCTGTACTGCAGCATATACCCTCTGGGTTATTTTATTCAAAGGGATTGCTTGGTCAGAAAATGGATAGCCGAAAGATTTGTTTCGCAACAAGAAGTATCAGAAGCTTACTTTGACAAGCTTGTTTCTAGGAATCTATTGCAGCCGGTACCCAAATACCAGAGCTTTTACATAGTCCACCCCATAATGCTAGCCTTCCTTGTATGCAGAGCAAAAGAAGATAATTTTGTTGCTTGTCGGCAGCACAATAATGGCCGCGGTAGCTCCTCGCACGCCAAACAGATCCGTCGCCTTTCTCTCGACACGGATTGCATTCCAGATGAGGATGTAGTATCTCATATTCGCTCCCTTGCTGTTCTTAGTGACCAACCCCACATTGGTGTCCCCTTGAAGAAGTTTAAAAACCTGCGAGTGCTAGAAATTGACAGCTGTAAACGTCTAGAGAACTTTTCTCTGGTGGATATATGCGGGCTGATCTGGCTGCGGTATCTGGGTCTCAACGGCTGCCTTGAAATCACAGAGATCCCACGGGAGATTTGGAGACTGCAGAATCTGGAGACGCTAGAGGTGAGGAACACAAGTATTTGTAAACTACCCATGGAAATTGGGACACTGGTGCATTTAAGGACTCTGAATGTAAGTGGCACAATGGTCACAGAGGTTCCAAGGGAAATCACCGGACTTTCTCGTTTGGAGAATCTGGATGTAAGCTCGACAAGGGTGAAAGAGTTGCCTAAGGAAGTAGGAAAACTACAGGAGTTGAGGACTCTGGACATTAGAGTGACTAAAGTCAGAGAGCTACCCCGCAGGGAAATTCCAAATTCTTTTTTAAGTGTGGTCGGCCACTTTGATTCGAGTTCTGGTCGAGTGGTGAAGTTGCCTCTGGGTGTCTTCAGATCAAGTGGTGATGAACAGGTTATTTCCTCTTCTGGAGCAAATTGCAGGGAGAGCCTATCCATCCTCGTGCTCTTTAATCATCTCTACAAGAGGTGTGAAGTTCTTCCAGTTCCGATGCATAGAGTTGCCGGGAGACACATGAAAGTCCCGCAGTGGGTCAAGCAAGACTTGTGCAATGTCTGCTCCTTAGATATCAGTCTCTGGAAACTGGTGGAGGAAGACCTCGAGTTTCTGAAGACGCAGATGCCCAACCTGCAGGCTCTCCAACTAAGGTTCGAGGTCCTCCCACGGGAGCCGGTTGCCATCACTGGTGGAGGGTTCTTGAAGCTAGAGACGTTCTACGTCGATTGCCGTCTGCCACGGGTGATCACCTTCTGGGAAGGAGCGATGCCGAAGCTGAAACATCTTGAGTTCAAGTTCTACACCGGCACAACAAGCCAACACTACTCCATGGGCATCAAGCATCTCGACAGTCTTGAGAAGGTCGTGTTCCGATGCTCCGAGTACTATACAAGTGACAGTCCGGGCATCCGCGAGACAATTGATGTCCTGAGAAAAGAAGCCGTGGAGCACCCCCAAGAGATCACCCTTTGGGTCAATGACAAACCTGAGGTTTTCGGAAACCGTGCAAGGAAATCTGAAGGCCTTGGCCTTGACATTGAAAAGGAATTTGAAGAATGGGAAAAACAAATTGAGAGAAGGGCAACGGAAATTGCAGCCGTGAAGGAGCGCATTCGTGAACAACGTCTTCGACTATCGACGGCAGCAGAGGGGCGTGCTCAGCGGGACAAGAACAACGCAAGGGCTGGAATTGAAAAGGAAATTCAAGAAAGGAAAAGCAAACTTGAAATCAGGGAACAACGATTGAGGGAAGAAGAGCGCTACTATAACATAAAATAA
- the LOC117833968 gene encoding disease resistance protein Pik-1 isoform X1 — protein MEKRFAVTAATGALGPVLGKLAALLGDEYKLQEGTRRGIESIKSELEPVHHLLWKLWGSLDLDVACKNWMTEARELSYDMEDDIDGFTLGLERGDGSFIQREATDSPFMEFMERVKDVSKRCGEMQKIGDGIICNRSKLTTDPRALFLHKDASELVGMEPKKKEIIQLLQKNEMVCILGAGGMGKTTLADLVYHAVGDEFQCRAFVSVHPSPNMTEILGIILSQVTDCAMSAGSGTEPAAEQNMVTDISISLSEKSSGTEPAAEQNDFIKGISNFLSDERYLVIIDDIWHWEEWEVIRNALPKSNMGSKIIMTTRVKALADKCRTEQGAHVYTQSFHHEDAKRLSDMILNKSVGRDILEANAQWLSRNIVHTSGLMPLAIICLSSAWAESHHVLGDDAEYWYIWVSEVLMDRFLSTPSLKPLVQSLCLVFDDLPVELRTCLLYCSIYPLGYFIQRDCLVRKWIAERFVSQQEVSEAYFDKLVSRNLLQPVPKYQSFYIVHPIMLAFLVCRAKEDNFVACRQHNNGRGSSSHAKQIRRLSLDTDCIPDEDVVSHIRSLAVLSDQPHIGVPLKKFKNLRVLEIDSCKRLENFSLVDICGLIWLRYLGLNGCLEITEIPREIWRLQNLETLEVRNTSICKLPMEIGTLVHLRTLNVSGTMVTEVPREITGLSRLENLDVSSTRVKELPKEVGKLQELRTLDIRVTKVRELPRREIPNSFLSVVGHFDSSSGRVVKLPLGVFRSSGDEQVISSSGANCRESLSILVLFNHLYKRCEVLPVPMHRVAGRHMKVPQWVKQDLCNVCSLDISLWKLVEEDLEFLKTQMPNLQALQLRFEVLPREPVAITGGGFLKLETFYVDCRLPRVITFWEGAMPKLKHLEFKFYTGTTSQHYSMGIKHLDSLEKVVFRCSEYYTSDSPGIRETIDVLRKEAVEHPQEITLWVNDKPEVFGNRARKSEGLGLDIEKEFEEWEKQIERRATEIAAVKERIREQRLRLSTAAEGRAQRDKNNARAGIEKEIQERKSKLEIREQRLREEERYYNIK, from the exons ATGGAGAAGCGGTTTGCCGTGACCGCAGCAACCGGGGCGTTGGGGCCGGTCCTGGGGAAGCTCGCTGCTTTGCTGGGTGATGAGTACAAGCTTCAGGAGGGAACCCGGCGAGGCATCGAGTCCATCAAATCCGAGCTCGAGCCAGTTCACCATCTCCTGTGGAAGTTATGGGGGAGCTTGGATCTTGATGTGGCATGCAAGAACTGGATGACAGAGGCCCGAGAGCTGTCCTACGACATGGAGGACGACATCGACGGCTTCACTCTCGGATTGGAGCGTGGTGACGGCAGCTTCATCCAGCGGGAAGCCACGGACAGCCCTTTCATGGAATTCATGGAAAGGGTCAAAGATGTATCGAAGCGGTGCGGCGAGATGCAGAAGATTGGCGACGGCATCATCTGCAACCGTAGCAAGCTGACCACCGACCCTCGAGCTCTCTTCCTCCACAAGGATGCATCGGAGCTCGTGGGCATGGAACCAAAAAAGAAGGAGATCATCCAATTGCTTCAGAAGAACGAAATGGTATGCATTCTTGGAGCTGGAGGGATGGGGAAAACAACTCTTGCGGACCTGGTGTATCACGCAGTAGGAGATGAATTCCAATGCCGGGCTTTCGTGTCCGTGCACCCAAGTCCTAACATGACGGAGATTCTGGGTATCATCCTCAGCCAAGTAACAGATTGTGCAATGTCTGCTGGCAGTGGCACCGAACCTGCAGCCGAACAAAATATGGTCACCGACATATCAATTTCCCTCTCTGAGAAGAG CAGTGGCACTGAACCTGCCGCCGAGCAAAATGATTTCATCAAAGGCATATCAAATTTCCTCTCTGACGAGAG GTACCTGGTAATAATCGATGACATTTGGCATTGGGAAGAATGGGAAGTCATCCGAAATGCTCTTCCCAAGAGTAATATGGGCTCTAAAATAATCATGACGACTCGTGTCAAGGCTTTAGCTGACAAATGTCGAACTGAACAAGGTGCACATGTGTATACACAGAGTTTTCATCACGAGGACGCTAAAAGACTATCAGACATGATACTGAACAAGTCTGTCGGAAGAGACATACTTGAAGCCAATGCACAGTGGCTATCCAGAAATATTGTGCATACGAGTGGTTTGATGCCGCTAGCAATAATCTGTTTGTCGTCAGCATGGGCAGAGAGCCACCATGTGCTAGGTGATGATGCGGAATACTGGTATATTTGGGTAAGTGAAGTGCTGATGGATAGGTTTCTGAGTACTCCATCCTTGAAACCACTAGTCCAGAGTTTATGCCTTGTTTTCGACGATCTTCCCGTTGAGCTGAGGACTTGCTTGCTGTACTGCAGCATATACCCTCTGGGTTATTTTATTCAAAGGGATTGCTTGGTCAGAAAATGGATAGCCGAAAGATTTGTTTCGCAACAAGAAGTATCAGAAGCTTACTTTGACAAGCTTGTTTCTAGGAATCTATTGCAGCCGGTACCCAAATACCAGAGCTTTTACATAGTCCACCCCATAATGCTAGCCTTCCTTGTATGCAGAGCAAAAGAAGATAATTTTGTTGCTTGTCGGCAGCACAATAATGGCCGCGGTAGCTCCTCGCACGCCAAACAGATCCGTCGCCTTTCTCTCGACACGGATTGCATTCCAGATGAGGATGTAGTATCTCATATTCGCTCCCTTGCTGTTCTTAGTGACCAACCCCACATTGGTGTCCCCTTGAAGAAGTTTAAAAACCTGCGAGTGCTAGAAATTGACAGCTGTAAACGTCTAGAGAACTTTTCTCTGGTGGATATATGCGGGCTGATCTGGCTGCGGTATCTGGGTCTCAACGGCTGCCTTGAAATCACAGAGATCCCACGGGAGATTTGGAGACTGCAGAATCTGGAGACGCTAGAGGTGAGGAACACAAGTATTTGTAAACTACCCATGGAAATTGGGACACTGGTGCATTTAAGGACTCTGAATGTAAGTGGCACAATGGTCACAGAGGTTCCAAGGGAAATCACCGGACTTTCTCGTTTGGAGAATCTGGATGTAAGCTCGACAAGGGTGAAAGAGTTGCCTAAGGAAGTAGGAAAACTACAGGAGTTGAGGACTCTGGACATTAGAGTGACTAAAGTCAGAGAGCTACCCCGCAGGGAAATTCCAAATTCTTTTTTAAGTGTGGTCGGCCACTTTGATTCGAGTTCTGGTCGAGTGGTGAAGTTGCCTCTGGGTGTCTTCAGATCAAGTGGTGATGAACAGGTTATTTCCTCTTCTGGAGCAAATTGCAGGGAGAGCCTATCCATCCTCGTGCTCTTTAATCATCTCTACAAGAGGTGTGAAGTTCTTCCAGTTCCGATGCATAGAGTTGCCGGGAGACACATGAAAGTCCCGCAGTGGGTCAAGCAAGACTTGTGCAATGTCTGCTCCTTAGATATCAGTCTCTGGAAACTGGTGGAGGAAGACCTCGAGTTTCTGAAGACGCAGATGCCCAACCTGCAGGCTCTCCAACTAAGGTTCGAGGTCCTCCCACGGGAGCCGGTTGCCATCACTGGTGGAGGGTTCTTGAAGCTAGAGACGTTCTACGTCGATTGCCGTCTGCCACGGGTGATCACCTTCTGGGAAGGAGCGATGCCGAAGCTGAAACATCTTGAGTTCAAGTTCTACACCGGCACAACAAGCCAACACTACTCCATGGGCATCAAGCATCTCGACAGTCTTGAGAAGGTCGTGTTCCGATGCTCCGAGTACTATACAAGTGACAGTCCGGGCATCCGCGAGACAATTGATGTCCTGAGAAAAGAAGCCGTGGAGCACCCCCAAGAGATCACCCTTTGGGTCAATGACAAACCTGAGGTTTTCGGAAACCGTGCAAGGAAATCTGAAGGCCTTGGCCTTGACATTGAAAAGGAATTTGAAGAATGGGAAAAACAAATTGAGAGAAGGGCAACGGAAATTGCAGCCGTGAAGGAGCGCATTCGTGAACAACGTCTTCGACTATCGACGGCAGCAGAGGGGCGTGCTCAGCGGGACAAGAACAACGCAAGGGCTGGAATTGAAAAGGAAATTCAAGAAAGGAAAAGCAAACTTGAAATCAGGGAACAACGATTGAGGGAAGAAGAGCGCTACTATAACATAAAATAA